One window of Lathamus discolor isolate bLatDis1 chromosome 22, bLatDis1.hap1, whole genome shotgun sequence genomic DNA carries:
- the TCIM gene encoding transcriptional and immune response regulator, which translates to MKAKRSSRAAAMSTSLRVSPSVHGYRFDTALRKKAVANIFESVNQESLQKLFRNSGDKKAEERAKIILATDQDLEEKTRALMALKQRRKDKLLQFLTLRKYSIKVH; encoded by the coding sequence ATGAAAGCGAAGAGAAGCTCCAGAGCCGCAGCCATGTCCACATCCCTGCGCGTGAGCCCCTCGGTGCACGGGTACCGCTTCGACACAGCCCTGCGCAAGAAAGCTGTGGCCAACATCTTCGAGAGCGTCAACCAAGAGTCCCTGCAGAAACTCTTCAGGAATTCCGGGGACaagaaggcagaggaaagagcCAAAATCATCCTTGCCACCGACCAGGACTTGGAGGAGAAAACGAGAGCGCTAATGGCGctaaagcagaggaggaaagacAAGCTGCTCCAGTTCCTGACGCTTCGGAAGTACTCCATTAAAGTCCACTGA